A section of the Rhizobium sp. SSA_523 genome encodes:
- a CDS encoding NAD(P)H-dependent oxidoreductase, with protein MRVLVLFAHPAQRKKSINLAMADRARLVEGITVADLYAEYPRFLIDVDREQRRLLTHDVIVFQFPLFWYSTPALLKQWQDLVLEYGFAYGPAGKKLAGKHALVCVTTGGSRDDYSAIGGNEHPIEEFLLPLRQTSLLCGMDFLPPFVLHAANHIEASRVQAHIETYPLLLTALRDDHFDFSAAHTHQVLSVDDLVRLMGG; from the coding sequence ATGCGGGTCTTGGTCCTGTTTGCGCATCCGGCGCAGCGGAAGAAAAGTATCAACCTGGCAATGGCAGACCGCGCGCGCCTTGTGGAAGGGATTACGGTTGCTGATCTTTATGCAGAATATCCCCGTTTCTTGATCGACGTGGATCGCGAGCAGCGACGCCTGCTGACGCACGACGTGATCGTCTTCCAGTTTCCGCTCTTCTGGTACTCAACGCCTGCACTTCTCAAACAGTGGCAAGATCTGGTTCTCGAGTATGGCTTCGCTTATGGGCCCGCCGGCAAGAAATTGGCAGGCAAGCATGCACTTGTCTGCGTCACGACCGGAGGAAGCCGCGATGACTATTCGGCCATCGGCGGCAACGAGCATCCTATTGAGGAGTTTCTGCTTCCTTTGCGGCAGACGTCGCTCCTCTGTGGGATGGACTTTCTGCCGCCGTTCGTACTTCACGCCGCCAATCATATCGAAGCCAGCAGGGTACAGGCACACATCGAAACCTATCCTCTCTTGCTGACGGCTCTGCGGGATGACCATTTCGATTTTTCCGCTGCTCACACCCACCAAGTTCTGTCGGTGGACGATCTCGTTCGCCTGATGGGAGGATAG
- a CDS encoding SDR family oxidoreductase: MATLGTALITGASTGIGAIYADRLAARGYDLTLVARNTDKLQALASSISDKTGRAVDVLAADLANPVDLARVEKTLREDASITMLVNNAGIGTHTTLLDSDVERMEAMVRLNVTALMRLTYAAVPGFVARGSGTIINISSIVAVAPELLNGVYGGTKAFVQAFTTSLNHELADKGIRAQAVLPGATRTDFWALGGLPVENLPSEIVMQADDMVDAAIAGLDQGETTTIPALRDVELWQTFEAARRALGPQLSATQAAPRFKTTI; the protein is encoded by the coding sequence ATGGCTACCTTGGGAACCGCCCTTATCACCGGCGCCTCGACCGGCATCGGCGCAATCTATGCCGATCGCCTTGCCGCCCGCGGCTACGATCTCACGCTGGTTGCCCGCAATACGGACAAGCTTCAGGCGCTTGCATCTTCGATTTCGGACAAGACCGGGCGCGCCGTGGACGTGCTTGCTGCCGACCTCGCAAACCCGGTTGATCTGGCCCGCGTGGAGAAGACACTGCGCGAGGATGCCAGCATCACCATGCTCGTCAACAATGCTGGAATTGGCACCCACACGACGTTGCTAGACAGCGATGTCGAGCGCATGGAGGCCATGGTGCGCCTCAACGTGACCGCCCTGATGCGGTTGACCTACGCCGCGGTGCCGGGTTTTGTCGCGCGCGGCAGCGGCACCATAATCAATATCTCGTCGATCGTAGCGGTCGCGCCAGAATTGCTGAACGGGGTCTATGGCGGCACGAAAGCCTTCGTCCAGGCCTTCACCACCTCGCTGAACCACGAGCTTGCCGACAAGGGCATCCGCGCGCAGGCCGTCCTGCCCGGCGCCACCCGTACCGACTTCTGGGCTCTCGGTGGCCTGCCGGTCGAGAATTTGCCCTCCGAGATCGTGATGCAGGCGGACGATATGGTCGATGCTGCTATTGCCGGACTGGATCAGGGTGAGACGACCACAATCCCCGCCTTGAGAGATGTCGAGCTTTGGCAGACCTTTGAAGCCGCGCGTCGTGCGCTGGGGCCGCAACTGTCTGCAACGCAGGCAGCACCTCGCTTCAAGACCACGATCTGA
- a CDS encoding recombinase family protein has product MPKKVLAYLRDPHSTLNTACADSQLFHVKAFIKKNGWNLELTCLDEDIGEVVFTAQPGVHKLLEEVDIGSIDIVLCHTLDRLCSRFAVAERLMHELEAKGVEVWAADPGVRIKAADLIDYYYNDPDGTLARGRRRSPMPDDLYEVEHLVPLPYGYRYTGAYNADGTYIFGFRTLEDETAAVVVRIFQMYADGMSPAKIADALNAAGIPTPHGRMWRDATIRGGRNRRTGILNDEIYIGRSWVPGREYDLAPALRIVSDELWKRVKLRQDLACRRAAASP; this is encoded by the coding sequence ATGCCGAAGAAAGTACTGGCTTACCTCCGCGATCCCCACAGCACGCTGAACACCGCCTGCGCCGACTCGCAGCTCTTCCATGTGAAGGCCTTCATCAAGAAGAACGGCTGGAACCTGGAACTGACCTGCCTTGACGAAGACATCGGCGAAGTCGTGTTCACCGCACAGCCCGGCGTCCACAAGCTCCTCGAAGAGGTCGATATCGGATCGATCGATATCGTCCTGTGTCATACGCTGGACCGCTTGTGCTCGCGTTTCGCCGTCGCGGAACGGCTGATGCATGAACTCGAAGCTAAAGGCGTCGAGGTCTGGGCCGCCGATCCCGGCGTGCGGATCAAGGCCGCAGATCTCATCGACTATTACTACAACGACCCCGACGGAACGCTCGCACGAGGTCGCCGTCGTTCGCCGATGCCCGATGACCTCTATGAGGTCGAGCATCTTGTGCCCCTGCCCTACGGCTACCGCTACACCGGAGCCTACAATGCCGATGGGACGTACATTTTTGGGTTCAGGACTCTCGAAGACGAGACCGCCGCAGTCGTCGTGCGGATTTTCCAGATGTATGCCGACGGAATGTCGCCGGCAAAAATCGCCGACGCCCTGAACGCTGCAGGCATTCCCACCCCCCATGGCAGGATGTGGCGGGACGCCACCATCCGCGGCGGCCGCAATCGGCGAACCGGCATTCTCAATGACGAGATCTATATCGGCCGGTCCTGGGTACCGGGTCGTGAGTATGATCTCGCGCCAGCCCTGAGGATCGTCAGCGATGAACTCTGGAAGCGCGTGAAGCTGCGCCAGGATTTAGCCTGCCGGCGTGCCGCGGCATCGCCGTAA
- a CDS encoding ATP-dependent Zn protease, with protein sequence MTTTSKHIEPGTPKAAASVLKRLATRAMGLTGADIERIVRQARLKARREKRPIRFDDLEEGIRMDRPQVPYDLRWRFAIHEAGHAVVHHALRLGPIHGLNIDTSGGGGYSQLGFTASGSDTLGYREDMLAMLMAGRAAEQIVVGAVSSGSGGAEDSDLARATRLALAMQRSLGFGAIQPLLYRDDKDPTAVLDSNPDLAARIHARLEKALVRAVEVLSKNRDKLDALINALFDAQALDGALVSEILRDG encoded by the coding sequence ATGACAACGACATCGAAGCATATCGAACCGGGCACACCTAAGGCGGCCGCGTCGGTGCTAAAGCGGCTGGCAACGAGGGCGATGGGCCTGACGGGCGCCGACATCGAGCGGATCGTTCGCCAGGCACGCCTGAAAGCCCGACGGGAAAAGCGGCCGATCCGGTTCGACGATCTTGAGGAAGGTATCCGCATGGATCGGCCGCAGGTGCCTTACGATCTGCGCTGGCGCTTCGCGATCCATGAAGCCGGACATGCGGTCGTTCATCATGCGCTGCGGCTCGGGCCGATCCACGGCCTGAACATCGACACATCCGGAGGCGGTGGCTATAGCCAGCTTGGCTTCACCGCATCCGGCAGCGATACGCTCGGCTATCGCGAGGACATGCTTGCCATGCTGATGGCCGGGCGGGCTGCGGAACAGATTGTGGTCGGTGCGGTCTCCTCGGGCTCCGGCGGCGCTGAGGACAGCGATCTGGCGCGGGCGACCAGGCTGGCGCTTGCCATGCAGCGTTCCCTGGGCTTCGGCGCGATCCAGCCGCTGCTCTATCGTGACGACAAGGATCCGACCGCTGTGCTCGACAGCAATCCGGACCTCGCGGCCCGCATCCATGCACGGCTGGAAAAGGCTCTGGTGCGGGCAGTCGAGGTTCTGAGCAAGAACAGGGACAAGCTCGATGCCCTCATCAACGCCCTATTCGATGCCCAGGCGCTGGATGGGGCGCTTGTGAGTGAGATTTTAAGGGATGGTTGA
- a CDS encoding SDR family oxidoreductase: MKLTGNTIFITGGTSGIGRGMAEAFHRLGNQVIISGRRTALLREVTEANPGMASIELDVTNLDSIRKAARELIGAYPSLNVVFNNAGFMPFDDVSGPIDDTVAQDLITTNLLGPLRVTSAFIEHLKTQPEATVLYTSSVLAFVPIASNAIYSATKAALHSYALSQRFQLRDTSVRVQEIAPPWVDTDLIYKSGDPRAMPLSQFIEQTLAALSTDDPEVIVDAIRPMRDNPGANEHALFQAFNQSIFDNPIPVGA, encoded by the coding sequence ATGAAACTCACGGGCAACACCATCTTCATCACCGGCGGCACCAGCGGCATCGGCCGCGGCATGGCTGAAGCATTTCACCGGCTTGGAAATCAGGTCATCATTTCGGGACGGCGGACTGCCTTGCTAAGAGAGGTCACGGAAGCCAACCCCGGCATGGCATCGATAGAGCTGGACGTGACCAATCTGGACAGCATCCGGAAGGCCGCACGCGAACTGATCGGTGCCTATCCCTCTCTCAACGTGGTGTTCAACAACGCCGGCTTCATGCCCTTCGACGATGTCTCCGGCCCGATCGACGACACTGTGGCACAAGATCTGATCACGACAAACCTGCTTGGTCCCCTTCGGGTGACGTCCGCCTTCATCGAACATCTCAAGACGCAGCCGGAAGCAACCGTCCTTTACACGAGCAGTGTTCTGGCTTTTGTGCCGATTGCCAGCAACGCAATCTATTCTGCCACCAAGGCGGCCCTTCACTCCTATGCGTTGTCGCAGCGCTTCCAACTGCGCGACACCAGCGTCAGGGTGCAGGAAATCGCACCGCCCTGGGTGGATACGGATCTCATCTACAAGAGCGGCGATCCGCGTGCCATGCCACTGTCGCAGTTCATTGAACAGACGCTCGCGGCCCTTTCGACCGATGATCCGGAGGTCATCGTCGATGCCATCCGGCCGATGCGGGATAATCCCGGCGCAAATGAGCATGCCCTGTTCCAGGCGTTCAACCAGAGTATCTTCGATAACCCTATTCCTGTCGGCGCCTAA
- a CDS encoding GlxA family transcriptional regulator translates to MPHISMVLTPGFQFLALGVQAAFELANALREDSYYALSIASVGGGPVLSSSGFAVPTTKLSDLETVDTLLLLAGLVPPPQQDEATLDTLRATARQARRVAGLCTGSFLLGQMGLLDGRRATTHWSYARQMRETFSNVRVEEDRIFINEGPVWTSAGLTAGLDLAVALIEKDLGRDMASAIARRLVMHHRRAGGQSQHSELLELAPSSDRIQKALIHAKAHLSNPLTVDELADVAALSPRQFSRAFRAETGQTPAKAVEQIRLDAARLMIEETHHSFDQIAQQAGFIDLRRMREAFMRQYGQPPQALRRLARAP, encoded by the coding sequence ATGCCGCATATTTCCATGGTGCTCACCCCCGGTTTTCAGTTCCTGGCGCTCGGCGTGCAGGCGGCCTTCGAACTGGCGAATGCGTTGAGGGAGGACAGCTATTACGCCCTGTCCATTGCATCGGTCGGTGGTGGTCCCGTTCTCTCCTCGAGCGGCTTTGCCGTGCCGACCACGAAGCTTTCCGATCTGGAGACGGTGGATACACTGCTGCTTCTCGCAGGACTGGTTCCGCCTCCGCAGCAGGATGAGGCAACGCTTGACACCCTGCGCGCGACGGCACGGCAGGCGCGGCGCGTTGCCGGTCTGTGCACGGGCTCGTTCCTGCTTGGGCAAATGGGGCTTCTCGACGGGCGACGGGCCACCACACACTGGTCGTATGCGCGGCAGATGCGTGAGACGTTTTCCAATGTGCGGGTCGAGGAGGATCGCATTTTCATCAATGAGGGTCCGGTGTGGACCTCGGCAGGACTGACGGCTGGCCTTGATCTCGCCGTCGCCTTGATCGAGAAGGATCTCGGCCGAGACATGGCCAGTGCCATTGCCCGGCGCCTGGTGATGCATCATCGCCGCGCGGGCGGCCAATCCCAGCATTCGGAACTGCTCGAACTCGCGCCAAGCAGCGACCGTATCCAGAAGGCGTTGATTCATGCGAAAGCGCATCTTTCCAATCCTCTGACAGTGGATGAACTGGCGGATGTAGCCGCTCTCTCGCCCCGTCAGTTCAGCCGCGCCTTCCGCGCTGAAACGGGGCAGACGCCTGCCAAGGCTGTAGAGCAAATCAGGCTCGATGCGGCTCGCCTGATGATCGAAGAAACACATCACTCCTTCGATCAGATCGCGCAGCAGGCGGGCTTCATCGACCTGCGGCGCATGCGCGAAGCGTTCATGCGCCAATACGGTCAACCGCCACAGGCGCTGCGGCGGCTGGCGAGAGCACCATAG
- a CDS encoding carboxymuconolactone decarboxylase family protein, producing the protein MSRISIPEPHSAPEASQPTLNAINAKLGRVPNFFRVLSNSPAVIGAHAGLNQGLSKALDVKTRERIALAVAAVNGCEYCNAAHTFTGHTFFKLSREEIELARQGTSEEPKAAAALAFAKKVAETRGKVSQADIDAVREAGFTDAQIIEISAVVAENFFTNLINNVAGTDVDFPDI; encoded by the coding sequence ATGTCACGCATTTCCATCCCTGAGCCTCACTCAGCTCCAGAGGCATCCCAGCCGACACTCAACGCGATCAATGCAAAGCTCGGTCGTGTGCCGAACTTTTTCCGTGTCCTGTCCAACAGTCCCGCCGTCATCGGTGCGCATGCCGGCCTGAACCAAGGGCTGAGCAAGGCGCTTGACGTCAAAACCCGCGAACGGATCGCGCTCGCGGTTGCCGCGGTTAACGGCTGCGAATACTGCAATGCCGCCCACACGTTTACCGGCCACACGTTTTTCAAGCTCAGCCGCGAGGAAATCGAACTGGCAAGGCAGGGCACTTCAGAGGAGCCGAAGGCAGCGGCAGCACTGGCATTCGCGAAAAAGGTGGCGGAAACACGTGGAAAGGTTTCCCAGGCCGATATCGACGCTGTTCGTGAAGCCGGCTTCACCGATGCCCAGATCATAGAAATTTCCGCTGTCGTTGCGGAAAACTTCTTCACCAATCTGATCAACAACGTTGCGGGGACTGACGTCGACTTCCCCGACATCTGA
- a CDS encoding ATP-binding protein — MRGDRDRDLAWIRRTFAAYLLPPPQQSDIVVTEAKASTSFLPSLDRLGQVTAEEHAAAVDHRRRAYAVSLVGRAGRAPLVSNVVAALVLARAIENTRMPLARIVQAIAMAAPVVSLHAPVPGFERAMRRLLELPGFLPGTVPNGIDGDYVYDDGSFAAAEGMGRPYIQFIGGSVHRLTGATLQRRLVNALTRDYPVVAISETAQHIPSEISIAADVALVGGFLDYPFISMMLEAMYGDTGLAALTRWTTAYDAHYLTIDDVVLAFRPGRGASEAIDVLASLTERNRVAARDGDDDDDEPRSKATGKSSKSKQDRTSSEKSSSGKDSGGGWKRDKPSGAEIIQPEPWGPGEDDRPSLVVETLSGYGKAKTWALELKADLADHRAGALAWSDMSTKLLLHGPPGTGKTTFARALCNSLQVPLVVTSVSTWLQGGHLNDVIAKMAKTFAEARAIAPSILFIDEIDGIGKRQPAEREYADYWNTVVNKALELLDGAVKSEGLVIVGATNRPDQIDDAIKRSGRLETHIEIPMPDVTALAAIFMHHLGDDLAVLVGDAGKLNGEAHDEGEADAAGMHVEGPPPPENDANRDIDEHGSGDTRKGTTT; from the coding sequence ATGCGTGGCGATCGGGATCGGGACCTCGCCTGGATCCGCCGCACCTTCGCGGCCTATCTGTTGCCGCCACCCCAGCAGTCCGACATTGTGGTGACAGAGGCTAAGGCGTCGACATCGTTCCTGCCGTCTTTAGACCGGCTCGGTCAGGTGACCGCCGAGGAACATGCCGCAGCAGTCGATCACAGACGCCGGGCGTACGCCGTCAGCCTCGTTGGCCGGGCGGGCAGGGCACCGCTGGTCAGTAACGTCGTGGCGGCTCTGGTGCTGGCCCGCGCAATCGAAAACACGCGTATGCCACTTGCGAGGATTGTCCAGGCGATTGCCATGGCGGCGCCCGTGGTCTCATTGCACGCACCCGTGCCCGGCTTCGAACGCGCCATGCGGCGGCTGCTCGAATTGCCGGGCTTTCTTCCCGGGACTGTTCCGAACGGCATCGACGGTGACTATGTCTATGACGATGGCAGCTTCGCCGCGGCCGAAGGCATGGGGCGTCCGTACATCCAGTTCATCGGCGGGTCGGTTCATCGCCTGACAGGCGCCACGCTTCAGCGGCGGCTGGTCAATGCGCTGACGCGGGATTATCCGGTCGTGGCGATCTCGGAGACGGCACAGCACATCCCATCCGAAATCAGCATCGCCGCCGATGTCGCCCTGGTGGGCGGGTTCCTCGACTACCCCTTCATCAGCATGATGCTTGAGGCCATGTATGGTGACACCGGTCTGGCGGCGCTCACCCGATGGACGACCGCTTATGACGCGCATTACCTGACGATCGATGACGTCGTGCTGGCGTTCCGGCCGGGTCGAGGCGCGTCCGAGGCGATCGACGTGCTGGCTTCACTAACCGAGCGCAATCGTGTTGCCGCTCGCGATGGTGATGATGACGATGACGAGCCGCGATCCAAGGCCACCGGAAAATCTTCGAAGTCGAAACAGGATAGGACATCTTCGGAGAAATCCTCCTCCGGGAAAGACAGTGGCGGCGGCTGGAAACGTGACAAGCCGTCGGGGGCCGAGATCATCCAGCCGGAGCCATGGGGGCCGGGGGAAGACGATCGCCCGTCGCTCGTGGTCGAGACCTTGTCCGGATATGGCAAGGCCAAGACCTGGGCGCTGGAGCTCAAGGCCGATCTCGCCGATCACAGGGCAGGGGCTCTCGCATGGTCTGATATGAGCACCAAACTATTGCTGCACGGTCCGCCCGGGACCGGCAAGACGACGTTTGCGCGGGCGCTGTGCAACAGCCTGCAGGTGCCGCTGGTCGTCACATCGGTCTCGACCTGGCTGCAGGGCGGCCATCTCAACGATGTCATAGCCAAGATGGCCAAGACGTTTGCCGAGGCGCGGGCCATCGCCCCGTCCATCCTGTTCATCGACGAGATCGATGGCATCGGCAAACGGCAGCCGGCCGAACGGGAATATGCCGACTATTGGAATACGGTGGTCAACAAGGCGCTGGAGTTGCTCGATGGGGCCGTGAAATCCGAAGGGCTTGTCATCGTCGGCGCCACCAACAGACCGGACCAGATCGATGATGCGATCAAGCGCTCCGGGCGGCTGGAGACGCACATCGAAATCCCCATGCCCGACGTCACAGCGCTTGCGGCCATCTTCATGCATCATCTCGGTGACGATCTGGCGGTGCTGGTTGGCGATGCTGGAAAACTGAACGGCGAGGCTCACGACGAGGGGGAGGCGGACGCCGCGGGAATGCATGTGGAAGGCCCACCGCCACCAGAAAATGATGCCAACAGGGACATCGATGAACACGGCTCAGGTGACACCCGGAAAGGAACAACGACATGA